taagaaaactgtggcaagacatcagtaggtttataattgaacacatttatgaagatttgaCACTATTGTGtagagatgtactgtttggattctttacatacaatagaaataagctgaaacatttgtatgtaattcatttcattattcttttggccaaatttcatatacacaaatgtacatttacaaacaGAACACATTTTTGTACcctacaaaaataaatgtaattgtattttaagacggttaaatgctctactaacaaaaaagctgtttgaattgtaagtatatgtacagtatgtcccttaaggtccttgtgtaattgtaatgtgatattgtaccctctagctcgattgtccattgtttgtaatctatgtatgcttatgttccctcatgtgctttatgtattgatttattgttaataaaatatatatatatattaaaaaaaagagACTAGGGaggaatgatttttaaatggactgccctTGCCCGGAAATTCGTCCCTCGTTTATCCGTTTTCAGCCACCGGTAGCTTGTCGTTGCTTTATATgtgctacagtcaattatgattgtatgtctacttatattaactatataattattaatatacgcctaatgtatgatagctagcaaattaatttgctaactaacgttagcctgcctagctacTTCTAAAGAAGGAAAATGTTATAGCACTCGTGACAACCTAACATGGTGACCAGACTGCACACGCCATCGCGCGCAttttgattttgtccacccacaccagacgcgatcaggacacgcaggttgaaatatcaaaacaaactctgaaccaactatattaatttggtgacaggtcaaaaagcattaaacattcttcttctttggactttatatggcggttggcatcAACTTTAAGGTGCactaccaactggactggagtgtggacgtCAGTTTGtctcaatcacccatgtgggtatatgctcctaaaaaccaatgaggagatgggagcggCGGAACTTGCAGCGTGTCAAGCgccacaaatagaaccaagttcgcAGACGCTCGTGAGCAGTGTGGGTTCAATGATTAAATAACATGTATGTATACATTTGTttttgcacccacactgctcgcgtcaGTGTGCGTCAGTGTGCGTTTGCATAGCCAGGCGCTAAAGTAggacttggttctatttgtgacgcttgatgcgctgcaagtcccacctctcccatcacctcattggattttaggagcatatacccatgtgggtgattgaaagatgaactaaGGTCCACAGTCAAGTTGgtagtggtaatgcaccttaaagttgttTGCCAACCTCCATATCAAGTccgaagaagaagaagcctgaaggaggagcgATTACGAGAAACTAACTcagtttacccttttatctgtgaaTTACTTGTCGGATTAGAGgatcttgtgcatttcaggtaaaatagcaACCCAGTGTTTATATCCCacgacaaattagctagcaacagcaagctagctagctaaattgccagaaatgtttattgcttttcagtctgtccccaaattaatatagttggttcagagttcgttttgatatttcaacctgcgttcCCTGATtgcgtctggtgtgggtggacaaaatcagcATGCACGCAATGGTGCGTGCGCTTCCTCTCTGTTTACATAAGTGGTTGGCCCCAAAATGTTTGCACTTTATTTCAATGTGATTCTCTGTGATAAAAATACATGCTATGTGGTTCGAGTAGCTATGTGAACTCATAGGATATGTGCAATTAATGATGACTGGTGGTTTAGtcaaaacacaattttttcccagAGATACTCCTAATATCTCTGGTTTtacccatagaaatataatttaatGGTTTACCACAGAGGTTCTAAACTCAGAGGCCAACATCGTGAAACTTCCAGGAATGCTTGCGAAGGAGACTCGGTAGACCGGagtttggggtttgagaagtcaatgaaagaaataaaaaattattccttagttgttcattttctcaaaatctaaaggcacaacctagatttgaCCCAGTCTTAAGTAGCTGAACATGTTATTAGTCCAACTGCGTGAACGTGACAAACTGATACGTTGACATTATcatcaaaaacaactttacaTCAAAGGGATGCCTTTGATTAGATGGCCTGCACATGTGAAGTTCGGCACGAGATGACCTTTCGACCTGAAGATGTGTTTCTAGGCATGAGCTAGCCAAGGTTGCCGTGATATCGCGAAGCAGTTTCTACATATCTTCATACTTAACCATCTTTGATTTTACCAACAGATTCACAAAGGACTATTTATTGTATAGAACTTTATTCAAAAAATTAGGATGGACAATCACACTAATGAATTGGGCAACTCTGAAAAAGCTAAATCAATCATCAAAATCTATCGTTTGTGCTACCAATTTCAGCTTTTGCTATTAACTTTCCACCTATACAATCATATACCACTGATGTACCCCACCTCCACATCACCTTCAACACACCCTGCTATGTGTTGTCTGTTTACCAGACAACAGACAATATACAAACTATACCTCTGAGTCAGTATAGCCACCtacaggcacagacacactgCTTACAGTCAGTCACCTGTTAAAGTCCAGCACAGACACCTAAGGCCCCCACCTCTGCTGCTGCCTCTGCCtggcagagggggaaaaaaagagaaaaaaagagccCATGAATCATTAACCATTTTGGAAACATTTCAGCTCTGACTGAATTTATATTATTGAACTATTACCTCCAATAGACCAACAGCCACTGGCTATAGATGTTTTTGTTCTGGTATTTCAATCCACCAACACCACAACCACCCCTTTAGGCAGTCTTCAATATTAATTATAGGCCTATTCATGTATAATACATGAAAATGCACCATATGTTTACAGATGTGTTGGTAATGCATTGTTCTGTTCATAACCAGAACATTTTGGAGAGTTAAGCAAGTTTAATTGCAGGTAAAGTGTGTTTGGTATTTTACTCAGAAAGAGATGCATACCCATCACAAGAACACATTACTTGAGTAGACCTCTTACTGCAGTGTACCCTTTAACATAACTTCTAATCTAGAGGGTTGATTCCTGTCAGTCAACCTTTGTTCCTGTGTGATTGGCGTCTTTTTGGACAGTCAGGGGTTTTGTAAAAAACCCTCACACTCATCAGTCATCCACAGGGCAGCCAAAGATTAGATAGGAGGATGAGGGTTTTGTAGAATGTATGTGGGGGTAGAGCGGTTATGTGATGCATACTGTTGACCTGCAAACTTAGCACTAATGTACAGGAGGTAGCACAATGAATGTCCCCACAGACACGTCTCACAGGAAGAGCGATACCCAGCAGCGGCATTCCCAGAATCACCTGCCTTCATGTCTAAATATTATCCCATCAGTTTGAACCACAGACAAGCTACAACCAGAATGCCTGACAGGAAAATATGCCCCAAGCTAGCGTGACTTTCACATTTCTAGGAAAACAGAAGACCATGCATACATGTATGACATTCTTTTAATGGCGAACAATTACAaaattattttttaacctttttataatgtgttataatgccAACAGAGAAAAAAGCATTTTGAAGCACCACATCATACAAGTCACGTCAGGTTCTAGATGTAAAAAAAGGCTAAcacacaaatattttttttgacGTAAGTGATACAGACAACTCACAGAGGATACATAGTTTTGTACAACTGAGTATGACTTCATATAAGATAAGAAGACTTTTAAAAAGACAAAAGTGTTTGTAAACAGAGTAACCCAGGTGGGAGGATAGGAAGCACCATGTTAGTCCCACCAGCTGCCATTTTTCACTAAGACTCTAATGAGCACTATATAAGCACCATATGAGCACCATTCTGATAGGAACATCACAGTTTTGTCCAAACTAATAATAATTCAATAACACTCTTCTAAAGGCAGTACACGGCATATTTATAAGCATTTTATAGCATCTTCATCAGCAATGCGTAAACATTAATAAATGCAACTTAAGTTTGGCTTGGCTTGGCCTCTGCCAATCTATGATTTAAATTAGAGAGGAATAAGTTGCTTTCTGTTTGTCTAAGCTAAGGAATGAGTTAGAACTGTTCTGGTTATGAACAGCATTACCAACACAGCTGTAAACATAAGTTGAATTTTCTAGTAtaatacattaccagtcaaaagtttggacacacctactccattcaagggtttttctttatttttgtactattttctaaattgtagaataatagtgaagacataaaaacaatgaaattacacacatggaatcatgtagtaaccaaaaaccaaaaatatattttatatttgagattcttcaaagtagccacctttttgccttgatgacagctttgcacactcttgacattctctcaatcagcttcaccttgAATGCTTTGCCAatagtcttgaagaagttcccacatatgctgagcacttgttggctgcctttccttcactctgcggtccacttcatcccaaaccatctcaattgggttgaggtcggatgattgtggaggccaggtcatctgatgaagcactccatcactctccttcttggtcaaatatcccttacacagcctggaggtgtgttaggtcattgtcctattgaaaaacaagtGATCGTCCCACTAAGATGGGAtggcgcaaaccagatgggatggcgtatcgctgcagaatgctgtggtagccatgctggttaagtgttccttgaattctaaataaatcactgacagtgtcaccatcaaagcaccctcacaccatatcaccacctcctccatgcttcacggtgggaaacacacatgccGAGATTATtcgttcacctattctgcgtctcacaaagacacagcggttggaaccaaaagctCAAATTTGGACtgttcagaccaaaggacagatttacaccggtctaatgtccattgctcgtgtttcttggcccaagcaagtctcttcttcttattggtatcctttataagtggtttctttgtagcaatttgtCCATGAacgcctgattcacacagtctcctctgaacagaagagtgttgagatgtgtctgctactggaactgtgtgaagcatttatttgggctgcaatttctgaagctggtaactctaatgaacatatcatctgcagcagaggtaactctgggtattcctgtggcgatcctcatgagagacagtttcatcattgaCTGCACTTcgagaaactttcaaagttcttgacattttctggattgactgaccttcatgtcttaaagtaatgatggaatgtcgtttctctttgcttatttgagctgttcttgccatagtatggacttggtattttaccaaatagggctatcttctgtatatcaaccctaccttgtcacaacccaactgattggatcaaacgcattaaaatacattccacaaattaacacctgttaattgaaatgcattccaggtgactacctcatgaactggttcagagaatgccaagagtgtgcaaagctgttagggtgtgcaaagggtggctactttgaagaatctcaaatataacatttgattaacacttttttggctactacatgattccatatgtgttatttcatagtgttgatgtcttcactattattctacaatgtagaaaatagtaaaacatttttttttacaaaaatactcttgaatgagtaggtgtgtccaaatgttttactggtactgtacataaataGGCCTATAATAAATTAATCTTGAAGACTGCCTAAAGGGGTGATTCTGGTTTTGGTGGACTGACCATTACATGCTATGATCAAGATGCATACTTGCAACTTGATTTAATAAAATCAGTAAAATTGGAATTCATGTCTAGTTAGGTGAGAGGAACATAATGTAGTTATCAGAGAATATCATTGGCTACAATCTAAACCACAAGTAAGTATAAGTGATATTGCACTCATGAGCATTATTGAATAAAGCACAAAGTTTAAGTGGTGCAAGGGTAATCAACCTGGTATTGAGATGGAAAATCACTTGTCATTAAAGTACTATGCCCAAACCATCTGGGCTTGAGTTCTGAGGGTCTGAGGGCCCCTGGTCTGTGGGTTGAGGCCTGCAGGGTTTCAGCTTCAGTTGGgccctctttctcccccagtGCTCCCATTTGTCTCACTCTGAGAGACTGGGATTGTCAGTCACTGTCAAATGCACATAGCTAGTGTTCAGCATGTCATTGGCTCATCTCTCGATGAACTGCAGGTTGATCTCGCTCTCTGGCACCAGCAGTGTCCGGGTCATGGGTTTGACTGCTGCACCACTGCCTTCTGGATCGGGCTTCACATCAAACTGCATCAGAATCTGAGGGGACCAGGAGAGGGGTTGAGAAAATGAGAGGGCGCCCCTCACATGTACAGTACTTGGAAGAATGGAAGTCCACTATGAGGATGAAAATGAACTGGGACTAAAAACGCTATGGAAATGATATGTCATTTACAGAGAACCTCACTGCCAAAGCCTAGCTGTAAAAGTGACCAAAGATCTACTCACTCGTGCCAGTGCCAGGTAGACCTCCAGCTCTGCGATGCGGCGGCCGATGCAGCTGCGTTTGCCCACGCCGAAGGGCACTGAGGCGTAAGGGTGGTGGCCTTTGTACCTGTTCAGCCAGCGATGGGGCTGGAATGTATCCGGGTTCGGGAAAAATGCTGCATTCCGGGATGTGGCGAAGTGGCAGAGGGTGATCAGAGTCTGGATAAGATAGAATTGTGAATTGGTAGGAATCAGTTAAAAAAAACTTGGTAAAATCCTTCCATTACATATGTTTGCCTTCTTCCCACCTTAATATCACATCAGATTGTTCAAAAAATTTGGACAAAGAAGCACTCAACATCAAGTCAACACTTACGTTTTTGGGGAGGAGGTAGCCTCCGACCTGGATGTCTTTGTCAGCGATGACCCTGGCATTGGCCGCAATAACAGGATAAAGTCTGGAGAAGCCAAAACATAACAATGTCAGTGTGACTGATCAGTCTAATGATTGATCGATTGGTTGTAGTTGATTGAATCAGGGGTACATAGTTAATTCAAATTGGTATTGGATGAAATGAGCTCCCCTTAATTACATAATGAGGAGCTATGAGCACTTACCTGAGCACCTCCTTCACCACAGCCTTCATGAGGGGCATGCGAGCCACGTCAACAGCCCCAGGCACCCTCCGACCCCCCATCACGGCCAGTACCTCCTCCCTCAGCGAGGCCTGCACCTCGGGGTGCCGAGATAGTTCGTACAGGGACCAGGACATGGTACTGGAGatctgaacacacacagaacacaacaggTCAGTACGCCAGAAGGATCATTCACCATAAGGTCACTAGCAGTGGATGGAGAGAATAGTGAGCTCCTTACAGCTTAAGAAGAGGTAGTATGCTGTGATTTACTCAATGATATAGTATACTTTTGACTAGGAGTGAGAGGAAATGGAGATGTATGACTATTGGATATTTTATAAACTAATAGTAAAGAGCAGGCTCAAAGATGGAGCGATTAGGACAGAGAAGAcaatgaggagggagagatgcaAGAGGAAGAAGACATGAGAGTTTCTCTTCACCGTGTCCACCCCAGCCAGAAGCATCTCCGTGACGTTGCTGTACACCGTCTTCATGGGCAGCCCTGTGCGGGTCAGGAAGTAGGTCAGATATcgcccctccacctcctctccccgtGCCACCTTCTCCGCTTCCTCCTTCAGACGCTGGTCAATGTGACCTTTAGCTGCAAGCAGAGAGATCAGGAGTCAGATCAGAGTAAAAAATctcagatctgggttcaaatactctTTTAAATATTTTAAATACTTTCAGCGTTTGCTTTAGCCTAACGAATGCCAGATGGGCGGGGCTTGCATTGGTTCCAAAGCACCAATCATCAATCAATTCCAGCGGAAGTATTTCAAATAGTTTTTGAACCCAGATCTGAAGGAGCTCTAGTCCAACTAAGGGAATctgtatagcttggaaaataaaaaatagacCTCCGGGAAAGCTTACTACAGGGATTACATATGATGAATGGAAGGCAGCCACACACACTATGGGTCCTACTGAATGGGAATGATTTATAGCAAGTTACTAGAAATCGATCCGTAGAGGGTAACTAACCACTGGGGGCATCTAATAATTATAAGTAGGTCAGTGAAGTTAAATAGATCTAATGTAAAAGGTGACATGTACTAAAAAGTTGACAGAATTAAACCCAGGTGGagcaattttatttgtcacatgcttcgtaagcaacagttgtagactaacagtgacatgcttacttatgggcccttcacaacaatgcagaggggaaaatatatatataatagaatgataataacacaaggaataaatacaccaTATGCAACAATAGTATGAGGCTATCAAAGATGGCAGCTCACCGAATAGGAAAATGTAGTCCCAGCATTGGCAGAAAGTGTCCCAGGGCATGGGGAACAGCTTGTGTAACCAGGCGGGCATAGCCATGGTGAGGAGTGTCATGACAAACATGGTGTTAATGGACTGGATGAAACACTCTGTCTCCGTGGGAACCACAGGGTCTAGGCAACCAATCTTGGACTCGAACAAGACTGAGGAGATCCCTGCAGAGAGGAAGACAGGCACAGGTCAAGGGTGAGAAGGGTTTGAAGGGCTTTCCGGAAGGGCTTTGTTTGTTTTCCCTCTGTAATACAGATCCAATCAAGCCTATTATAGACTTGTCAGAATACCCTATCCTACCATACACAAGTAAGTGGTGGTAATAGACAAAACTAGAAGCCCACAATGCTAATTGACATTGATACAATAAAGTTGCTTCCTGATCTTGTGTCTTATTACAGGACTGATCTCAGATAACCTCACACCTGACCTCGGATGCTGAACTCATATGCCACCgtgtaaaagtaaaaataaaaacaaagagaACAGGTTGAGTGCAAATAGGTCTTACCTTCAAGGCCGAAGAGGTAGAACTCACTGCTGATGTTCGGGACGAGACCGCAGGGGTTCTGGTGCCTGCTGCGGCGGAGCTTAGCAATGAGGTCATCAACAACGGCATTTAGAGTGGTGTCGTAGGCCTCCACCGCCTTTGGATGTAGAATGTGCTTCCCCAGGAGAGTCCGCACCGCCTGCCACTCCTCCCCTTCACTGAAGAGAGTTAAGGTTAGCGTTGCAAAATTCCtagaactttcaataaattccatgGCTTTCCCGAAAATTCCTGTAAtaaggagggaataagcaggaaatccgaaTCCTCCAACCAGGTTTTTTGGAAAACCAGGGGGAATTTATTTAAAGTTCCCAGCGATTTTCAATCCTAAGTAAGGTAAACAAAAAATAATGTCATCAATGAGTTTGCACAGGAAACATCCAATAGTTTACATGTTTTATACAGGCTGAGCCAACTGTAACTGTAGGCTACTTGATTGAACTGTAATTGAACTGTGAGCATTTTCACATTCCTGCTCATTATGTTATAACCCATAGGTAATAATAGATCATAGGCTGACATCTGTCTCTttcctgagtctctgtctgtgtttgtctggcTTCTAGACCAATTAGTCCTttgtcttaaagggatacttcaggattttggcaaactcatggataccatttatatgtctctgcatccagtatgaaggaagttagaggtagtttcgctagccaatgctaactagtgttagcacaatgactggaagtcgataccatagacttccattcATTGCCCtaaacgctagttagcaattgtgcTAATGccagttagcaacttccttcaaactgcacacagagacatggtatccacgagttcatcagactctagggaagtagataaagggcttcattgccaaaatcctgaagtatccctttaagtctTTGTTTCATCTCTGTTAATCTTTCCTGCTTCCTGTCAACAGCACATGAACCTGATGTCAGAACAGCTCAGATTAGCATGACGAGCATGGGAGGGGAGAcagcagaggaggagagtgatggtaCCCACGCTGTGAGCAGTCCGTAGCCATGACCTCGTTGTTTCCTGTAGTCCTTCCAGGAGGAGAGGTCAGAGCGGATGGGGGTCTTGCCCTCCTGCCTCAGAACTTGCTCAATCAGGGCTGGCTCTGCCACGTGCACCGTCAGGATAGGGCCGAAGCTGGCCTTCCACATCGGCCCATAGCGCTTCACACCCTCAATCTGGGATAAGACAACACATTAGTACACAACGCATATAGATGGCATGATTCACCGGAGATGGAACCATCCATAGAATTAGAAATAATCTATTTCTATGGATGTAGCATCAACATGTTGTGAGCAGACCTAGCTACAGTTCTATGACTGTACGTAcatgactgtacatacataccccaaccagaagctatggattacatgcaacatccacactgagctaaagggtagagctgccactttcaaggagtgggaatCTAACCCGGAAGCATATAAGGAATCCCGCTTTGCCCtccaacaaaccatcaaacaggcaaagagtcaatacaggataaagattgaatcgtactacaccggctccgatgctcgtcggatgtggcagggctcgcaaactattacagactactacacctccctctgcaactgaatcctggacttcctgatgggccgccccccaggtggcaAAGGTAGGCATCAACACATCTGTCACACTGAtcatcaacacgggggcccctcaggggtgcgtatgctcagtcccctcttgtactccctgttcacacgaccgcatggccaggcacgactccaacaccatcattaagtgtgGAGCAGGAGCTtcaggttccttggtgtccacatcaccaacaaactatcatggtccaaacacaccaaaacagtcgtgaagagggcacgaaaaagattgactgaaaagatttggcatgggtcctcagatcctcaaaaagttctacagctgcaccatcgagagcatcctggctggttgcatcactgcctggtatggaaactgctcgggcCTTCgcccgcaaggcactacagagggtagtgcgtacggcccagtactacactggggctaagcttcctgccatccaggacatctataccaggtggtgtcagaggaaggcccctaaaaaaaagactccagccaccctagtcatagactgttctctaccgcaccgcaagcggtaccggagcgcaaagtctcggtccaaaaggcttcttaacagcttctacccccaagccataagaatcctgaacagctaatcaaat
This is a stretch of genomic DNA from Oncorhynchus clarkii lewisi isolate Uvic-CL-2024 chromosome 17, UVic_Ocla_1.0, whole genome shotgun sequence. It encodes these proteins:
- the LOC139369781 gene encoding 25-hydroxyvitamin D-1 alpha hydroxylase, mitochondrial-like; protein product: MNIAKRMLQQALKVSGRSMTPLIKWMENWAESSVGRKKIEAAHRVKTLEEMPGPTVAKFVWDLFAKRGLSRLHELQIEGVKRYGPMWKASFGPILTVHVAEPALIEQVLRQEGKTPIRSDLSSWKDYRKQRGHGYGLLTAEGEEWQAVRTLLGKHILHPKAVEAYDTTLNAVVDDLIAKLRRSRHQNPCGLVPNISSEFYLFGLEGISSVLFESKIGCLDPVVPTETECFIQSINTMFVMTLLTMAMPAWLHKLFPMPWDTFCQCWDYIFLFAKGHIDQRLKEEAEKVARGEEVEGRYLTYFLTRTGLPMKTVYSNVTEMLLAGVDTISSTMSWSLYELSRHPEVQASLREEVLAVMGGRRVPGAVDVARMPLMKAVVKEVLRLYPVIAANARVIADKDIQVGGYLLPKNTLITLCHFATSRNAAFFPNPDTFQPHRWLNRYKGHHPYASVPFGVGKRSCIGRRIAELEVYLALARILMQFDVKPDPEGSGAAVKPMTRTLLVPESEINLQFIER